Proteins encoded by one window of Streptomyces sp. NBC_01571:
- a CDS encoding SapB/AmfS family lanthipeptide: protein MSILSLQALETPEEILEYRSVLSSLSAVNCTNSTVSTLLCL from the coding sequence ATGTCCATCCTCAGCCTGCAGGCCCTGGAGACCCCCGAGGAAATCCTCGAGTACCGCTCCGTTCTCAGCTCCCTGAGCGCCGTCAACTGCACCAACAGCACCGTGAGCACCCTGCTCTGCCTCTGA